A stretch of DNA from Methylobacterium sp. CB376:
GCATCAGGCGGACATTCACCAGCATGTTGATGCAGGCCTGCAGTCCGAACAGCGTCGTCAGGCCCGTGATGGCGAGCCGGCAGAAGATGTCCTCGCTGCGCCGCGCCAGCGTCAGCCCGCGCATCACGATGAAGGCGAAGAGCAGGACGACGCCGATGCAGGCCAGGGTGCCGAACTCCTCGCCCGCCACCGAGAAGATGAAGTCGGTATGCGCGTCCGGCAGGTGGCGCTTGGCCACCCCCTCCCCCGGGCCGGTGCCGAACCAGCCCCCCATCAGGAAGGATTCCTTCGACCAGAAGCCCTGGAAGTTCTCGGTCGGCTCCTTCTCGAGGAAGCGGTGGATGCGGTCGCGCACGTGCGGCAGGAACTGGTAGGCGGCCCCGACGCCGAGCAGGCCCGCCCCGCCGAGGCCCCCACCCAGATCCAGTGCAGGCCGGCCACGAACACCATGCAGCACCACACCATGGTGAGCAGCATGGTCTGGCCGAAATCGGGCTGCAGGATCAGCGGCACGATGGTCATCGGCAGCAGCATCACCGCGAGCGTGCCGCCCGGCATGTCCCGGCGCCGCGCTCCCTCGGCGAAGGCCCAGGCGGCCAGCACCACGAAGGCCGGCTTCACGAATTCGGAGGGCTGGACGCCGATCGAGCCGAACTGGATCCAGCGATGCGCGCCCTTGATCTCCGGCCCGTACTTGGTGGCGACCACGCAGAGCACGATCCCGATCAGGTAGGTGACGAGGGCGAGCCGGCGCACGTGGCGCAGCGACAGGAACGACACCGCCAGGATCAGCCCGATCGAGGGCACCAGGAACATCACCTGGCGGTTCAGGAAGTGGAAGGTCGGCAGGCCGAGGCGCTCGGCCACGGGCGGGCCGCCCGCCATCAGGAAGACGAGGCCGATCGTCATCAGCGTGCCGAGGCCGGCGAGCAGGGCCCGGTCGACGGTCCACCACCAGTCGCCGAGATGCGAGCGTTCCGCGCGGGAGATCATGGGGTCGGGGATCCTCGCTGGCGGGCGGGCGGCCGCCCGCCGGGCCGCCGCCTGCCGGGCGTCCGCGGCCTGCGCCGCCACGGCGGGCCGAGCCGCGGGCGGCCTCTCCATCCCCTGAGGATCGGGCCGAATGGTAAACCGCGCGTTTCCGCGCCGCCCGGAACGGCCATCCTCGGCGCGAGGGGGCGATTTCCCCCTGGACAGCGGCTCCCCGCTCGCCACATTCCGGCGTGACGGAATCAGGGAGACCGGCATGAATCCGCTGAAGGCGCTGCATGCGGAGCAGGGTCAGGCCGTGTGGCTCGACTTCGTGGCGCGCGGCTTCGTCGCCGGGGGCGACCTGCAGCGCCTCGTCGCCGAGGACGGTCTGCGCGGCGTCACCTCCAACCCGGCGATCTTCGAGAAGGCGATCGGCCACTCGGACGCCTACGACGCGGCCCTGCGCGAGGCCGGCGACGGGGCGGTGATCGAGCTCTACGAGGGGCTCGCCATCGCCGACATCCGGGCGGCGGCGGACGTGCTGCGGCCGGTCTACGACGCCTCCGGCGGGCAGGACGGCTTCGTGAGCCTCGAAGTCTCGCCCTACCTGGCGATGAACACCGCCGAGACCCTCGAGGAGGCGCGCCGCCTCTGGGCCGCCGTCGGCCGCGACAACCTGATGATCAAGGTGCCGGCGACCCCCGAGGGGCTGCCGGCGATCCGGGCCCTCACCGCCGAGGGCATCAACGTCAACGTCACCCTCCTGTTCTCGCAGGAGGTCTACGAGGAGGTGGCGACGGCCTACATCGCGGGCCTGGAGGAGCTCGCCGCCAGGGGTGGGCCGGTCGGCCGGGTGGCGAGCGTCGCGAGCTTCTTCGTCAGCCGCATCGACTCGGCGGTCGACGCGAAGCTCGACGCGCGGATCGCGCGGGCGGGCGGCGACGAGAGGGCCGCCCTGGAGGGGCTGAAGGGCAAGGTCGCGATCGCCAACGCCAAGCTCGCCTTCCAGCGCTTCCGGCGGCTCTTCGCCGGGCCGCGCTGGGCGGCGCTGGCGGCCAAGGGCGCGCATCCCCAGCGCCTGCTCTGGGCCTCCACCGGCACCAAGAACAAGGCCTACTCGGACGTGCTCTACGTCGAGGAACTGATCGGGCCGGACACGGTCAACACCATCCCGCCCGCCACGATGGACGCGTTCCGCGATCACGGCCGGGTGCGGGCGAGCCTGGAGGAGGATGTCGGCGGGGCCGAGCGGGTGCTCGCCGACCTCGCGCGCGCCGGCATCGGCCTCGACGCGGTGGCCCGGGACCTCGTCCGCGAGGGCGTGCAGCTCTTCGTCGACGCCGCCGACAAGCTCCTCGGCGCGGTGGCGGCCAAGCGGGCGCAGATCCTGGGCGACCGCCTCGACCGCCAGGCCCTGTCGCTCGGCGCCCTGCGAGAGGGCGTCGACAGGGAAGCCGAGCGCTGGCGCGCCGAGGGGCTGGTGCGCCGCCTGTGGCAGCGCGACGCCTCGGTCTGGACCGGGGCCGACGAGGCGCGCTGGCTCGGCTGGCTCGACATCGTCGCGGACCAGACCGCCCGGGCCGGCGACTACGCCGCCTTCGCCGAGGAGATCCGCTCCGAGGGGTTCACGGACGCGGTGGTGCTCGGCATGGGCGGCTCCAGCCTCGGGCCCGAGGTGCTGGCCGAGACCTACGGCCGGCGGCCCGGCTTCCCGCGCCTGCGCATCCTCGACTCGACCGACCCGGCGGAGGTGAAGGCCGTCGAGGCGGCGGTCGACCTGCCCCGCACCCTGTTCATCGTGGCGTCGAAATCCGGCTCGACGCTCGAGCCGAACGTCTTCCGGGACTACTTCCTCGCCCGCATGCGCGAGGTCGTGGGCGAAGCGGCCGGGCGCCACTTCGTCGCCGTGACCGATCCGGGCTCGGCCATGGAGAAGGCCGCCACCGCCGACGGTTTCCGGCGGATCTTCCACGGCGTGCCGGAGATCGGCGGCCGCTACTCGGTCCTCTCGGCCTTCGGGCTGGTGCCGGCGGCGGCGAGCGGCATCGACGCGGCGGCCTTCCTGGAGGGCGCGCGCCGCATGGTGCGGGCCTGCGGCCGGGACGTGCCCCCGGCGGTCAATCCCGGGGTCCAGCTCGGCCTCGCCCTCGGGATCGCCGCGCGGGAGGCGGGCCGCGACAAGGTCACGCTCGTGGCCTCGCCCGGCATCGCGACCTTCGGGGCCTGGGCCGAGCAGCTCATCGCCGAGTCGACCGGCAAGGAGGGCAAGGGCCTGATCCCGATCGACAACGAGCCCCTCGGGGCGCCCGAGGTCTATGGCGGCGACCGGTTCTTCGTCTACCTGCGCCTCGACGACGGCGCCGACGCGGCCCAGGATGCGGGCGTGGCGGCGCTCGAAGCCGCCGGCCACCCGGTGGCGCGGATCGCGCTCGCCTCCCGCGAGGGCTTGCCGCAGGAGTTCTTCCGGTTCGAGATCGCCACGGCGGTCGCCGGGGCGGTCCTCGGCATCAACCCGTTCGACCAGCCCGACGTCGAGGCGAGCAAGATCAAGACGCGGGAGCTGACGGAGGCGGCCGAGCGGGACGGCGCGCTGCCCCCGGAGACGCCGCTGGCGCAGGATGCGGGCCTCGCCCTCTACACGGACGCGGCCAATGCGCAGGCGCTGCGCGAGGCCGGGGCCGCGGACCCGGAAGGCCTGATCCGCGCGCTGATCGGGCGGGCGGGCGCGGGCGACTACGTCGCGCTCCTCGCCTACGTGGCGCGCAACGCGGAGAACCTCGCCCCCCTGCAGGCGGCGCGCCTCGCCCTGCGCGACGGAAAGCGGGTGGCGACCTGCGTCGAGTTCGGGCCGCGCTTCCTGCACTCGACGGGCCAGGCCTACAAGGGCGGGCCCGACAGCGGCGTCTTCCTGCAGATCACCGCCGAGGGGCCGGACCTGCCGATCCCCGGCCGCGCGGTCGGCTTCGGCACGGTCCTTGCGGCGCAGGCGCGGGGCGATTTCGGGGTCCTGTCGGAGCGCGGGCGGCGGGCGCTGCGCGTCCACGTCAAGGGGGACCTCACGGCGGGGCTCGATCGAATCCGCCGGGCCCTGACCTAACTGGTGGCGGGTGCGCGGCCGCCTCGGCCCCGCACGGGACGCGGAGGGGCGCGATGCAGCTCGGGATGGTCGGTCTGGGGCGGATGGGCGGCAACATCGTGCGGCGGCTCATCCGGGCCGGCCACGGCGCGGTCGTCTACGACCGCTCGCCCGAGGCCGTGGCGGCCCTGGTCGAGGCGGGCGCGGCCGGTGCCGCGACCCTGGAGGAGTTCGTCGCCAAGCTCGGCCGGCCGCGGGCGGCCTGGGTGATGCTGCCGGCCGGTGCCCCGACCGAGGAGACGGTCGCGCGCCTCGCCGAGCTGATGGAGCCGGACGACGTCGTCATCGACGGCGGCAATTCCTTCTACAAGGACGACATCCGGCGGGCGGCGCGGCTGCGCGAGAAGGGGCTGCACTACGTCGACGTCGGCACCTCGGGCGGCGTCTGGGGGCTGGAGCGGGGCTACTGCATGATGATCGGCGGCGCCAAGGAGGCGGTCGACCGGCTCGACCCGATCTTCGCCGCCCTGGCGCCGGGCCTCGGCGAGGTGCCGCGCACCCCGGGCCGCGAGGGCCGCGATCCCCGCGCCGAGCAGGGCTACATCCATGCCGGCCCGAGCGGGGCGGGCCACTTCGTCAAGATGATCCATAACGGGATCGAGTACGGCCTGATGCAGGCCTACGCGGAGGGCTTCGACATCCTGCGCCACGCCAATTCGGAGGAATTGCCGGAGGCGCAGCGCTTCGACCTCGACCTCGGCGACATCGCGGAGGTGTGGCGGCGGGGCAGCGTGGTGTCGTCCTGGCTCCTCGACCTGACGGCGGCGGCGCTGGCGCGGGACGAGCACCTCGACGCGTTCTCGGGCTTCGTGGTCGATTCGGGCGAGGGGCGCTGGACCCTCAACGCCGCGATCGAGGAGGCGGTGCCGGCGAACGTGCTGGCGGCCGCCCTCTACGCCCGCTTCCGCTCGCGGGAGACCGCCTCCTTCGCCGACAAGCTGCTCTCGGCCATGCGCAAGGGCTTCGGCGGCCACCAGGAACCCCGGTAGCGCGTTGTCCGACGAAGCGGCCGCCCCTTCTTCGTCGCGGAACACGCGTCCGCAGCAAGGACCGAGAGCAGGACCCGGCGGCGGCGTGATCGGATCCTGCTCTCGTGGCACGACCCCCGGAGCCCCCATGACCGAACGGATCGGCCGCACGAGCGCCCCGCCCGCCCCCGCCTGCACCCTGGTGATCTTCGGGGCGACCGGCGACCTGACGCACCGGCTCCTGATGCCGGCCCTCTACCACCTCGCGCGCTGGAACCTCCTGCCGGAGCGCTTCGCGATCGTCGGGGTGAGCCGCAGCGAGATGTCCTCGGAGGCCTATCGCGACGACCTCACCGGGAAGGTGCGGGGCTTCGTGACCGCCAAGGGCGGCGAGGCGGGCGGCGGCTCCTTCGACGAGGCGGTCTGGAACCGCCTCGCGCGGCGGATCACCTACCTGTCGGGCGACCTCGCCGAGGCCGGGACCTTCGCGCGCCTGAAGGCCCGCCTCGCCGAGGTGGCGGGGGCGCCGGAGGGCGGCAGCGCCCTGTTCTACCTCGCGGTGGCGGCGAGCCTGTTCGGACCGACGGTGACGCGGCTCGGGCAGGCGGGGCTCACCCGGGCGCCGGAGGGCGCGTGGCGGCGGGTGATCATCGAGAAGCCCTTCGGCCACGACCTCGCCTCGGCCCAGGCCCTCAACCGCGAGATCCGCGAGGTGCTCGCGGAGGAGCAGATCTTCCGCATCGACCATTTCCTCGGCAAGGAGACGGTCCAGAACATCATGACCTTCCGGTTCGGGAACGGGCTGTTCGAGCCGCTCTGGAACCGCGACCACATCGACCACGTGCAGATCACCGTGGCGGAGACCGTGGGCGTCGAGGGCCGCGGGCGCTTCTACGAGGCGACGGGCGCGCTCCGGGACATGGTGCCGAACCACCTGTTCCAGCTCTACACCCTGGTCGCCATGGAGCCGCCGATCTCCTTCGCGCCCGAGGCGGTGCGCGACAAGAAGGAGGAGGTGCTGCTCGCCACCCCCTCGGCCGCCGTCGAGGCGGCGGTGCGCGGGCAGTATGCGGCGGGCCGGGTGCAGGATCGCCGCGTGCCCGATTACCGGCGCGAGCCCGACGTCGCCGCGGACAGCCGCACCGAGACGTTCGTGGCGCTCAAGCTCGGGATCGACAATTGGCGCTGGGCCGGGGTGCCGTTCTACCTGCGCACCGGCAAGGCGATGGCGCGGCGCGACACCGAGATCGCGATCCGCTTCAAGCAGGCGCCCCTCGCCCTGTTCCGCGGGACCGGCGTCGACGCGGCAGTCGAGAACTGGCTGATGCTGCAATTGCAGCCCGACGAGGGCATCTCGCTGCAATTCGGCGCCAAGGTGCCGGGGCCGAGCGTGCGGCTCGACACCGTGGAGATGCGCTTCTGCTACCGGGACTTCTTCCAGGTCGAGGCGAGCACCGGCTACGAGACGCTGATCTACGACGCGATGACGGGCGATTCGACCCTGTTCCAGCGGGCCGACATGATCGAGGCGGGCTGGCGCATCGTGCAGCCGATCCTCGATGCGCCCGCGCGCGAGCCCGCCCCCTACCCCGCCGGGAGCGCCGGCCCGGCCGAGGCGGACGACCTCCTGGCGCGCGACGGGCGGGCGTGGCGCCCGCTGGGAACGCACTGACATGGCGATCCTGCCTCCCGGAACCGAGGTGCTGCCCGACGCGGAGGCGGTCGCCCGGGCGGCGGCCGAGCGGCTGGTGGCGCTCGCCGCGGCACCCGGGACCTGCCGGGTCGCGCTGGCGGGCGGTTCGACGCCCAGGCGCCTCTACGGGCTGCTCGCCGGCCCGGACTTCCGCACGCG
This window harbors:
- a CDS encoding bifunctional transaldolase/phosoglucose isomerase, with protein sequence MNPLKALHAEQGQAVWLDFVARGFVAGGDLQRLVAEDGLRGVTSNPAIFEKAIGHSDAYDAALREAGDGAVIELYEGLAIADIRAAADVLRPVYDASGGQDGFVSLEVSPYLAMNTAETLEEARRLWAAVGRDNLMIKVPATPEGLPAIRALTAEGINVNVTLLFSQEVYEEVATAYIAGLEELAARGGPVGRVASVASFFVSRIDSAVDAKLDARIARAGGDERAALEGLKGKVAIANAKLAFQRFRRLFAGPRWAALAAKGAHPQRLLWASTGTKNKAYSDVLYVEELIGPDTVNTIPPATMDAFRDHGRVRASLEEDVGGAERVLADLARAGIGLDAVARDLVREGVQLFVDAADKLLGAVAAKRAQILGDRLDRQALSLGALREGVDREAERWRAEGLVRRLWQRDASVWTGADEARWLGWLDIVADQTARAGDYAAFAEEIRSEGFTDAVVLGMGGSSLGPEVLAETYGRRPGFPRLRILDSTDPAEVKAVEAAVDLPRTLFIVASKSGSTLEPNVFRDYFLARMREVVGEAAGRHFVAVTDPGSAMEKAATADGFRRIFHGVPEIGGRYSVLSAFGLVPAAASGIDAAAFLEGARRMVRACGRDVPPAVNPGVQLGLALGIAAREAGRDKVTLVASPGIATFGAWAEQLIAESTGKEGKGLIPIDNEPLGAPEVYGGDRFFVYLRLDDGADAAQDAGVAALEAAGHPVARIALASREGLPQEFFRFEIATAVAGAVLGINPFDQPDVEASKIKTRELTEAAERDGALPPETPLAQDAGLALYTDAANAQALREAGAADPEGLIRALIGRAGAGDYVALLAYVARNAENLAPLQAARLALRDGKRVATCVEFGPRFLHSTGQAYKGGPDSGVFLQITAEGPDLPIPGRAVGFGTVLAAQARGDFGVLSERGRRALRVHVKGDLTAGLDRIRRALT
- the gnd gene encoding phosphogluconate dehydrogenase (NAD(+)-dependent, decarboxylating) translates to MQLGMVGLGRMGGNIVRRLIRAGHGAVVYDRSPEAVAALVEAGAAGAATLEEFVAKLGRPRAAWVMLPAGAPTEETVARLAELMEPDDVVIDGGNSFYKDDIRRAARLREKGLHYVDVGTSGGVWGLERGYCMMIGGAKEAVDRLDPIFAALAPGLGEVPRTPGREGRDPRAEQGYIHAGPSGAGHFVKMIHNGIEYGLMQAYAEGFDILRHANSEELPEAQRFDLDLGDIAEVWRRGSVVSSWLLDLTAAALARDEHLDAFSGFVVDSGEGRWTLNAAIEEAVPANVLAAALYARFRSRETASFADKLLSAMRKGFGGHQEPR
- the zwf gene encoding glucose-6-phosphate dehydrogenase, whose protein sequence is MTERIGRTSAPPAPACTLVIFGATGDLTHRLLMPALYHLARWNLLPERFAIVGVSRSEMSSEAYRDDLTGKVRGFVTAKGGEAGGGSFDEAVWNRLARRITYLSGDLAEAGTFARLKARLAEVAGAPEGGSALFYLAVAASLFGPTVTRLGQAGLTRAPEGAWRRVIIEKPFGHDLASAQALNREIREVLAEEQIFRIDHFLGKETVQNIMTFRFGNGLFEPLWNRDHIDHVQITVAETVGVEGRGRFYEATGALRDMVPNHLFQLYTLVAMEPPISFAPEAVRDKKEEVLLATPSAAVEAAVRGQYAAGRVQDRRVPDYRREPDVAADSRTETFVALKLGIDNWRWAGVPFYLRTGKAMARRDTEIAIRFKQAPLALFRGTGVDAAVENWLMLQLQPDEGISLQFGAKVPGPSVRLDTVEMRFCYRDFFQVEASTGYETLIYDAMTGDSTLFQRADMIEAGWRIVQPILDAPAREPAPYPAGSAGPAEADDLLARDGRAWRPLGTH